DNA sequence from the Leptospiraceae bacterium genome:
CAGCGGCGAAAGGATTTTCGCAGGTAACGTTTGGAAATATTTTCTCCGAGTTTATGAATAAACGCTTCCAGCAATTCTATACTCATAGGTCTAAGAAGGATTCGAGTTCCCAGATCTTTTGCAAAGGAGGAAACGAGACTCGGTTCTGTTCCGCTAAAAAGACAATAGAGCATAGCTTCCCGGCTCAGGTTTGTATCTTTTCCATAAAGGGCAGCAATATCTTTTACAAGATGCCCCTGTATACGATACTGAATAATAATTTCCGGTACAAGGCTTAAATAATTTGCCCAGCTCGGGCTTAAAGATAGCCCCGAAGAAATTCCGGCGGTCTTCCAGGCAGCTTTTCGACTAATCTCCAAAGCAATTTCCAGAGGATCTCCTACAGACAAAGCGTAAGGACTGATATAACGATCAAAACCGGTTAATAAACTTAAAAATTTCGATGACATTTCTTTTGAAAACTGATTCTCACTCATTTGCTTAGCTATCCTCTACATTATGAATCCTTTTTCGGGATAATAAAAATGAATAGCTGAAAAAGTGCCATGTTTTTTTTTGTCTTATGTAATGAGAGATAGGCTTTTAAAAATCCAGCAAAACTTCCAACGCATTGAAGAAGAATTATCCAGTCCGAAAATTTCCCCTACGAAAATAAAAGAACTGGCCAGAGAACGTTCCCGCCTTGCTCCGATTGTAGAAAAAGTAGAGCAATACCTTAAGGTAGAGAAAGACATGGAAGATGCCCTTCAACTTCTTAAATCCGAGAAAGATCCGGATATGATAAGTATGTTGAAGCAGGAACAGGAAGAAGCAAAAGAAACTCTTATCTCATTACAGGAAGAGTTGGAATATCTTCTTCTTCCTCCCGATCCGAATTCAGGAAAAAATATACTGATAGAAATTCGTGCCGGTACGGGTGGAGAAGAAGCCGGTTTGTTTGTTGCCGATCTTTTCCGTATGTATAGTCGCTATGCAGAAAAAGAAGGAATGCGTTATTCAATTATAGATTCTACACCAACAGGTATTGGTGGTTTCAAAGAAATTATTTTTTCCATAGAAGATGAAAACGCCTACGATATTTTTAAATTTGAACCGGGAGCTCATCGTGTTCAAAGAATTCCTGCAACTGAATCAGGCGGAAGGATTCATACCAGTGCAGTAACCGTAGCTGTTTTGCCGGAAGCAGAAGAGTCAGAAGTTGAAATCACCGAACAGGATATTCGTATTGATGTATATCGTTCTTCCGGAGCCGGTGGACAGCACGTAAACACAACGGACTCTGCCGTTCGGATAACGCATATTCCGACGGGAATCGTAGTTAGCTGTCAGGATGAAAAATCCCAGATAAAAAACCGAGAAAAAGCCATGCGTGTACTTCGAGCCAGAATTTTAGAAAAACAGGAAGAAGAGCGTCATGCTTCCGATGCAGCACTAAAGAAGAAGATGATTGGAAGTGGAGACCGTTCCGAGAGAATACGTACCTATAATTTTCCCCAGGGAAGAATTACCGATCACAGAATCAATTTCACCAGCCACAATTTACAGGTTGTTATGGATGGAGAATTAGACGAATTATTTGCGGCTCTTACTGAAAGAGACCGAATTAACCGTCTCCAGGAAGTTAAATCTTCTTGAATTATAGTAAAGCAAGTAAGCAGAATGTTATAACTTGATATTGAAATGGGATTTTTCGGATGATATTTTAAATTTCCTCCCTATGATTTCCGAAGATCCTTTACATTTACATTGAGAATCCTTAAACCGATTTCCTCGAGCCTCGTTTCGAGAGTTTTAATTATAACATCTGCCAACTTTTCTCTGTCGGAATTCATATCTTCAAACCCGGAAAACTGGAATAAAATAGAACTCAATTCCGCTTTTACAAACTCCTCAGCCAGTGCAATCATTTGTTTTTCACTCAGTCCGAGTAACTTTCTTGCTGCGTTTTCAGCGAATCCGGGTTCAGGGGAAATATGTAAGGATAATGTGATAGATAAATACACCTGTTCTGATGTTTGATTCATATTGCCGGTAACGCTAGTATTTAAATACATGGGAGCAAGGTCCAGGAAGGCATATTTTTGAAGAATAGGCCAGATAAATTTTCTGCCACCCCGAACACAGACAAAATCCTGATTCGGTCCCACTCCACCATAAACCACCATCATCTTATTAGGAGGACAAACCTTGATGCGTGTGAAAAGAAAAATTAGAAAAGTAATAACAACAAGAAGAGGAAAGGCCATCAGGATTATCAGAGCCGGAAAAGTATTCATATCTATTATGTCTTAAATAAAGAGATAATAAAGTAAACTAATAAAAAAATCCAGCTTTTTCAAGGGAATACAGAAAACTATTCCTATAATTATCTACTCAAAAAAACAGGGAGAAATTTCCTTGACTACCGGTTTAAACCGGTAGTCAGTAGGAGTTTCCCGGAAAAATTGAGTGGATATTCCTATAATTACAAAATACTCTTAGGAGCAGGCCTTTTATTCCAAAATACGCTGTGTAGTAATGAAAAATCCTTGATTGTATTTTTGCAAAAAAATTCATAATCTAAGCATGTCAAATGTACCTGAAATCGTACCAATAGGCGAGCTACCTCCCCTCGGAGTGGTTCCTAAGAAAATGTATGCACAACTTATTCGACCGGAGCGTTTTGGTGAGCCCAAAGATGCCTTTAAAATCGAACAGATTGAGGTTCCCGAAATAAAGCCGGATGAAGTGCTGGTAGCTGTTATGGCTGCCGGTGTGAACTATAATAACGTCTGGGCGGCATTGGGCTATCCTGTGGACGTAATCGGTGCCCGTAATAAAAAAGGTGAACCAGAAAAGTTTCATATCGGTGGTTCTGATGCTTCAGGAATCGTTTATAAAGTGGGTTCGGAAGTTAAGGATCTCAAAGTGGGTGATGAAGTTGTAATCCACTGTGGAATCTGGGACAAAGAGGATCCCTGGGTGAAAGCAGGGAATGATCCGATGTTTGCCCCTTCTCAACTAATCTGGGGATATGAGACCAACTGGGGTTCTTTTGCCCAGTTTACAAAAGTTCAGGCTCACCAGTGCTTACCCCGTCCCAAACACATGACCTGGGAAGAATCGGCTGCATACATGCTGGTTGGAGCAACTGCTTATAGGATGTTACACCACTGGAAACCCAATGATGTAAAAAAAGACGATGTGGTTTTAATCTGGGGTGGTTCCGGTGGACTTGGAGCTATGGCAATTCAGATTGTGAAAGCAGCGGGTGGAGTTCCTATTGCTGTAGTCAGTTCGGATGATAAGATCGATTTTTGTAAAAAACTCGGAGCTAAAGGTGTAATTAATCGTAAGAATTTTGATCACTGGGGAGCTATTACCACCGATATAAACAAGCCGGAAGTATTTGTGGAGTGGACTAAAAAAGCTCGAGAATTTGGAAAAGCTATCTGGGACATAGCAGGAAAAGGAAAAAATCCTCGTATTGTTTTTGAACACCCCGGAGAAAGTACAGTTCCAACTTCTGCTTTTGTATGTGAAACCGGCGGGATGGTGGTTATCTGTGCCGGAACTACAGGTTTTAATGCTTCTGTTGATCTTCGCTATCTCTGGATGAGACAAAAAAGGTTGCAGGGTTCCCATTTTGCAAATGATGAGAACTCCAGGGATTTTAACCAATTAGTTCTGGATGGAAAAATTGACCCCTGTTTATCAAAAATTTTCAAGTTTGAAGAAACAGGCGAATGCCACCAGTTAATGAGAGAGAATAAACATCCGCATGGAAATATGTCTATTCTCGTCGGAGCAAAAGAAGTCGGACTGGGAAAAAAAGCCTAAAACAATAACACAGGGGGAAGTCTTTCTTCCTGTGTCTTTTATTTTTCTTTATACTCATTCAATTTTTAACTTTCCAAATATTTATAAAAATTCAAAACTGACGATACGATCTTTGAAAAATAAAGTTTTGGGGCAGGCAATACACTAAAGGAAATGAGTGTACATATAATATGAAAATTTTTGCTTACCTTTTATTCTTAGCTTTTTTTTCGAGCTTACTTCATGCTGATTTTCCGAGGTTTAGTGAATACTCTTTTAAAAGAGAAGATTATATTGCTGCTTTACAAAAGCAGAAGCAGGAAAATAAGTTAAAACCTCCACTAAAAAAGTTACATATAAATCGAAACAAGGAAACCCTCCAATTTTTGCAGATTCCTTTCTCTCATAAATTACCAGTTATGAGAAGTTTTTCTGATGATAGCGTTAATCCGCACAGGGGACTACTCTTTACCTATAGTACTACCGGTCATGTAAAGTCCTCACTATCCGGAAAAGTTGTGGTTGTAGATTATATGGAAGGATATGACAATTATATCATCCTTGAGCATAATAATAAATTAACCACTATTTATGCCCACCTTGATCATATAACCGTGAAAGAGGGAGACTACATACACAGGGGAAAGATGCTCGGAACCCTGATAAAAAATAAAGGTTTATATTTCCAGATAAATAAAGATAAAAAGGCCTTGAATCCAACTACATTTTTAAAGGAATAAGGTAGGAAATAGTTTACAAAAAAAAAGAGAAATTTTTATCTTATTCTAAATTACCGGGAAAACTATAAGTAAAGGTACTTGACATTGGCAGGACCAACCATAAGACACTACAATAACCAGGCCATCATCTATTTTGATGGAGATCCACCTGAAGAAATTTACGTTCTGAAAAGTGGCAGGATCATCCTTACCTACACAGATATAGATACAAAAGCCGAAATAAAAGAAGATGTGAAAATAGGAGAATTCTTCGGAGTTCGTTCCACTCTGGGTCATTATCCAAGAGAAGAAACGGCACAGGTAATTGGTGGAGCTACCGTCCTGGTTTTTAAACTTCCTGAATTTGAAACCTTCGTAGCAAATCGAACCCATCTTATTATTAAGATGATGAAAGTATTCTCCAGTCAATTAAGGCAGTATCACCGTAAAGTTCGAGAAAATCTTGGTGATTCCACAGAAGTCCGATCTCCTTCCTATGAACTGGTGAATGTCGGAGAAGTATTCTATCGAAATGGAGAGTTTGAACATGCCACTCATGCTTTCGAGAAATATTTGCAATACTATCCAGGAGGAGTTTATTCCGGTAGGGTACAGGAATTACTGAACTTTCTCAAAAGAGGTAGTGCATTTCCTCCTCATATGCCTACTCTTGCCTATGAAAAAGAACGACAGGGACCGGTTTCTGTTCAGGATGCGAATCGAGGGGCTTTTCAAAAACCTTCTCCGAAACCTGTTGTTGCTTCGACAAATCGGGATAACTCCCTAAAAGGTCTATACCAGCAGGCCAGAGAAAAAGAAGAGGGTGGAAAGTATAGTGAAGCTATCAGTCTTTATAGGGCTGTTACGGAAATGCAAGCCTCTGATGACGAAAGAAATAATCACGAAGAAGCTTTTTTTTCTCTCGGGCGTTGTCAAAAAACCAGTATGAATCTGGATGCTGCTTTTATAAGTTTTTCCAATCTTTTGAAAAATTATCCGCAGTCAGGAAAAGCAAAAGAAGCTATTTTGAATATGGCAGAGATTTCAGAACAGAAATCCGATAAAGCCAAAGCCATAGCTCTATATTCCAAACTCATTTCTATGCCGCCTGCAGATACGATTTCAGACAGGGCTCGGCAAAAAATTCAAGAATTAAGATCCTGAGGTATATAATGCTGAAATTAGATGCAATGTTTGAGAAATTTGGTAAAGTGTACAATCCGGATCAGGTTATTTTCTGCGAATATGAGCCGGGAAATGATTTTTATCTCATCCAGGAAGGCAGGGTAAAAATTACAAAAACAGTGGGGAATTCTATCAAAACCATAGACATTCTCGAAGCAGGGGAAATATTTGGTGAGATGGCGATCCTCGAGGAGCAACCCCGCTCGGCTTCTGCCATAGCCATTGATCAGGTAAAGGTTTTAAATTTTAACCGGGCAAATTTTGAATTACTGATGACTAAAAATCCACCGCTGGCTCTCAGAGTGCTTACTGTTTTTTCCAAGAGGGTTTACGATGCGAAACGGCGTCTAAAAATTTTATTAATGGATGATATTCAGGGAAAGGTTGCAGATGTATTTCTTATGCTATACGAGAAAGAATTCGGAAATGAAAAAGGAAGACAGGAAGTCACATTAAAAATCACAGCTAATGATGTGGCAAGTTGGTGTGCACAGCCCGCATCCGAAGTGCAAAAAATTATAAATCAATTTAAAAAGGCAAATAAGCTAGAAATCTTTGCAGACAGAATTGTTATAAAAAATATAGTGGACATGCAGAGACTTGTAGCTCAAAAAAGAAGGTCCTAAAGTAAATTTGTTGGCGCTTCCGTAGCTCAGGTGGATAGAGCATTTGTTTCCTAAACAAAGGGTCACAGGTTCGAGTCCTGTCGGGAGCAAAAAATTTCAGGAGTTATCAATGATTAAAAAGTCTCTAATCCTCTTTGTACTTGTGAGTTTTCCTCTTTTATCTCAAAGTGTAGACTCTTATTTGAGTAGCTTAAAGTCCGGTTCAGATAGTGAAAAAGAACAGGCCTGCACATATCTCGGAGAAAAAGGGAGTAATATGGCGAAAACAGTTGTTTCTGAGGTTATTATAGCCTTAAAAACAACTACGAACTCGGATGTAGCTCTTGCCTGTGCCAATGCTCTGGGCTATTTTAAGTTGAACGGGCCGAGTACGGAGGCTTTGAAAGAAAGAATTACTACTGATAAAAATACAGATGTAGTATACGCTTCCCTTTTAGCTCTTTTGAATATAACAGTAAATAACAAACAGTATGAACCGGCAGCCAAAGAAGCTATGGAATTTGCAGATAAGAATCACAGGGATGATGAGTTTGTAGCTGATTTACTGGATAAAATAAAGGCTCAATTACAACAATTAGGTATAAAATAAGAAATAGAGTATGCTCTCCCGGGACGAAATAACCCGTTACTCCCGAAATATTCTTTTAGGAGAGGTCGGAAAAAAGGGTCAGGAGAAACTCGCGGCCTCTACTGTTGCAGTAATCGGAGCAGGTGGTCTTGGTAGCCCGGTTTTGTTTTACCTGGCTGCTACCGGGATTGGAACGTTACGCATTGTAGACTATGATACGGTTGATCTAACCAACCTTCAAAGACAAATTCTTTACCATACATCTTCTCAAGATTTGCCGAAAGTAGAGGCAGCTCGAGAAATTTTATCAAAATTAAACCCTAATATTCAAGTGGAAATATTCCGGACAAGGTTGGAAGCTTCTAATGCAGAATCTATTCTTACAGGTTCTGATATTGTAATAGAAGGCTCTGATAACTTTGAAACCAAGTTTTTAGTAAATGATGCTTGCTTTTTTCTTAAAATTCCTCTAATCATCGGGGGAATTTTGCAGTTTGAAGGGCAGGTAATCGGAATAAAACCTGGAGAAACCGCCTGTTATCGTTGTATTTTTGTAAATCCTCCCCCTCCTGACGAAATTCCCAATTGTGCTGATTCGGGTGTTATTGGAAGTATGGCAGGGATTATTGGAAGTATTCAGGCCCTGGAAGCTACTAAAGCAATTCTTGGTTTTCCGGAAGCGGGACTTTTTGGAAAAATTTTAAGTATGGAAGCAAAGGAAATGAATTTCCGAAAAATAATAGTGAAGAAAAATTTAAATTGTCCACTTTGTGGAGCCAATCCTTCTATAACTTCGATTATGGACTCAGAGGCGGGTAAACCCGCCTGTTGACTAACCCGGCCCCCAGGTTGTAATTTCTGGGTGTTCTGCGATAATCTTTTCCACCAACTGGTAAAGCTTTTTTCCCCAGCCAGTTTCTGAATTATAAATATTTTCTTCTGTATGTAAGTTCTTTCGAATTCTATGTAAACTTTCTTCTATACTTTCTGCATCCGGTTCCGTATCAAGTATTTCTTCTTCTGCATCCTGAATAGCACGTATGGCTCTACGCCGAACTTTTTCTTTGACCTGCTTCATATGAGCAATTTCATCGCGTAGTAAAGCAAAAGCCCTGCCTATTTCTTCTTTGTCAGTACCTACAAAGGCTTTATTTATATGATCTTTATGTTTCTCTTCCATCCTGATACCCTCTTTCTTCAGTTTATGGTATTTTAGGGAAAATGCAAGTTCTTTTCAAGTTTACTTACCCGACTGTTCTTTTAAGATTTTATTCATTTCTGAATCTATTTTATTTACCACTCTGTCGGCCAGGTAATTGATATCTGAACTTTCGAGTTGAATATCTCTAGTTGTCCAAAAGTACCCAAAGCCAAATACCCTTTTTAATATCAGAGGGAAACTCCATTCGATTCCTTCCTTCTTCATAGCATTTATGAGTATGGTTCCGGATTCTACATTGATAATTTTTAAAAGAAAGCTATCCAGTTTTCCGGCCACAACTCTGGGTTCTTTTGATTCTTCTTCCTTTTTCTTGTTCTCGGTGCTGGCAGGTTCCGGAGCTAGACTTAAGGGCTTTATTCTTCCGAGAACTACAGCGTCGACTCCTAAAAACTTGCCCATTTCAGCGGCTGTTTGTTGATCAATAAGACCTGAACGAGCAAATTTTTGTTCCTGTAAAATCTTATCGATATATTGTCTGTCCCGTTCTAAAATTTCAACTTTTCCCGTTTGCATGAAGTTTAGCACGAGAGCGTCGGTAAAGTCTTTCTCTAACTTGGCATCCTCTGATTCAAAAGGCAAAATGGCAATTTTCTTCATAGAGGCTACTCTGCCCTTATTGCTACTTACCGCTACATCAATCGAACTGCAGTTGGTGATAAACAGGGTAAGAAATATTGTGCACAATAAAAATAGTTTTTTTCTTTTCATAAACCGATTCTCCAGATTGCTTATTATAAGGATTCACATTATGTTATACGTCAAGCAGCAAATCTTGGCTTTTATTTTTCTATTTCCTGTTTTCGGAGGTCTTTATTCCTGGAGCTATTCCTATAATTCTTTTGATTCTCGCTTATATCATACAGGTTACGGCAAAACGGATATGGGAAGAACAAGGCTTGATTCTTTGAAAAGTTCAATTAGCTCTTCTGATAAGGAAAACGATGGTTTTCAATTTATTCATAGTTTCCAGACTGGCGGAGCTTTTTTTAGTCAGAAGGGGGGAGATAGACGAAGAGATGAAGCCGAAAAATATGGAATGAGAGGACAGGGAAATCTTGAACTGGCTATTGCTTTAGAAAAAGAAGATATAGAAACCTATCTATTACTCTCTCCAATTTCTATTTATAAAGAAGATTATCACAGACAAAAGAACATAGAAAAATTAAAAGATTTAGAAGCAATATTTGGGTTTAAAATAAAAAATGCACCAAATTTTATTTTAGAAACCGGACGGGGATTTCAAAGACTTGACTCCTTCGGTCTTATGTTTGCAGGAAAAGCGAATTTTGTAGAATTTAAGTGGCGAGTGGGAGAATTCAGTCCCTTGATTAGTCTTACAGGTATACAGTATAATAGAAAAGAAGAATTGCATATTAAGCAAGAACCTGAATACGGAATTTTAAAAGGAGGAAGTTTAAATTTTTTGTATATTCCGAATATTTACAATTTCAGAATATTCTACTATGAAAATAATGAAAAACTTCTTATCGCCAAAAAAAAGACTTTTTTTGAAGAAGAAAGAGAATTTTCACCAAAGGCATATTTTCGATATGCAGGAGGAGAAATATTCACTAAAGATATATTAAGTATTTTTAAACTTCAAGCAGGCCTCTTTTATATATCAGGTTTTAAAGATTACCGAGAAAAGGCCACTGAGCCTGTAAATAAAAAAGGAACAGTTGCCGGTCTAATATACGCACAATTAATAATGTCTCAGCTTCCTTTAAAATTTGGTTTTTTGCGCAGCAGTAAGGATAGAGAAGAAAGAGTGGGAAGAAGGGACAATGCTTATTCACCTATACTGGCTGATCCTTCTATTTTCGGGGGTAGAGCTTCTTTTTTATTAATGCAAAATATCAATATGGACAATCCGGCTGTTTTTACCGATTTGAATACTTATCGGAATTCTACTTATACAAATGCCGGTATGCAAATAAGTCATATTGAATACCGGTATAAGCTTCTTTCTTATTTTTCAGTTGCATTCTTACTGAATTATGGGTTTTCAGAGCTGGGAAAAGGTGGAGAGTTTATTTTTTCATTATATTCCTCTCTCCCTAGAAATAGTCTCTCATTCCTACTACTCAGTTATACTACTGCGTTCATTAAAAATTCTGAGTCATATGGATATTTTTTAGAAGATAAGTCCCGCTCGAAGGAGTATAAGCGCATATTTTTTTCAGCGGGCGTAAGTTTTTAATACTTTGTAGTTTTTTTAACACTTCTTTTCCTTGAAAAAAGGTTTATTTTTTTAGAGATATAATAAGAATAGAACGTATGCAATCTATCGGAGAATATTCCCAATTAATTTTGCTTTTTGAAAGTATGAATTCGCTCTTATATAAGGGTAGGGATGAGGTAAATGATAGAGATGTGGTTATTAAGATCCCCAAAGCCACTGATTATTCTGAACTAAAAGTTAATCAACTTTTAAATGAATATAATTTATGTTATAAGTTGAATTTTCCCGGGATAAGGAAAGCCTATAACACTTTTGAA
Encoded proteins:
- the prfA gene encoding peptide chain release factor 1, with translation MRDRLLKIQQNFQRIEEELSSPKISPTKIKELARERSRLAPIVEKVEQYLKVEKDMEDALQLLKSEKDPDMISMLKQEQEEAKETLISLQEELEYLLLPPDPNSGKNILIEIRAGTGGEEAGLFVADLFRMYSRYAEKEGMRYSIIDSTPTGIGGFKEIIFSIEDENAYDIFKFEPGAHRVQRIPATESGGRIHTSAVTVAVLPEAEESEVEITEQDIRIDVYRSSGAGGQHVNTTDSAVRITHIPTGIVVSCQDEKSQIKNREKAMRVLRARILEKQEEERHASDAALKKKMIGSGDRSERIRTYNFPQGRITDHRINFTSHNLQVVMDGELDELFAALTERDRINRLQEVKSS
- a CDS encoding flotillin family protein produces the protein MNTFPALIILMAFPLLVVITFLIFLFTRIKVCPPNKMMVVYGGVGPNQDFVCVRGGRKFIWPILQKYAFLDLAPMYLNTSVTGNMNQTSEQVYLSITLSLHISPEPGFAENAARKLLGLSEKQMIALAEEFVKAELSSILFQFSGFEDMNSDREKLADVIIKTLETRLEEIGLRILNVNVKDLRKS
- the ccrA gene encoding crotonyl-CoA carboxylase/reductase, giving the protein MSNVPEIVPIGELPPLGVVPKKMYAQLIRPERFGEPKDAFKIEQIEVPEIKPDEVLVAVMAAGVNYNNVWAALGYPVDVIGARNKKGEPEKFHIGGSDASGIVYKVGSEVKDLKVGDEVVIHCGIWDKEDPWVKAGNDPMFAPSQLIWGYETNWGSFAQFTKVQAHQCLPRPKHMTWEESAAYMLVGATAYRMLHHWKPNDVKKDDVVLIWGGSGGLGAMAIQIVKAAGGVPIAVVSSDDKIDFCKKLGAKGVINRKNFDHWGAITTDINKPEVFVEWTKKAREFGKAIWDIAGKGKNPRIVFEHPGESTVPTSAFVCETGGMVVICAGTTGFNASVDLRYLWMRQKRLQGSHFANDENSRDFNQLVLDGKIDPCLSKIFKFEETGECHQLMRENKHPHGNMSILVGAKEVGLGKKA
- a CDS encoding M23 family metallopeptidase, encoding MKIFAYLLFLAFFSSLLHADFPRFSEYSFKREDYIAALQKQKQENKLKPPLKKLHINRNKETLQFLQIPFSHKLPVMRSFSDDSVNPHRGLLFTYSTTGHVKSSLSGKVVVVDYMEGYDNYIILEHNNKLTTIYAHLDHITVKEGDYIHRGKMLGTLIKNKGLYFQINKDKKALNPTTFLKE
- a CDS encoding tetratricopeptide repeat protein, producing the protein MAGPTIRHYNNQAIIYFDGDPPEEIYVLKSGRIILTYTDIDTKAEIKEDVKIGEFFGVRSTLGHYPREETAQVIGGATVLVFKLPEFETFVANRTHLIIKMMKVFSSQLRQYHRKVRENLGDSTEVRSPSYELVNVGEVFYRNGEFEHATHAFEKYLQYYPGGVYSGRVQELLNFLKRGSAFPPHMPTLAYEKERQGPVSVQDANRGAFQKPSPKPVVASTNRDNSLKGLYQQAREKEEGGKYSEAISLYRAVTEMQASDDERNNHEEAFFSLGRCQKTSMNLDAAFISFSNLLKNYPQSGKAKEAILNMAEISEQKSDKAKAIALYSKLISMPPADTISDRARQKIQELRS
- a CDS encoding Crp/Fnr family transcriptional regulator, producing MMLKLDAMFEKFGKVYNPDQVIFCEYEPGNDFYLIQEGRVKITKTVGNSIKTIDILEAGEIFGEMAILEEQPRSASAIAIDQVKVLNFNRANFELLMTKNPPLALRVLTVFSKRVYDAKRRLKILLMDDIQGKVADVFLMLYEKEFGNEKGRQEVTLKITANDVASWCAQPASEVQKIINQFKKANKLEIFADRIVIKNIVDMQRLVAQKRRS
- a CDS encoding HEAT repeat domain-containing protein, with product MIKKSLILFVLVSFPLLSQSVDSYLSSLKSGSDSEKEQACTYLGEKGSNMAKTVVSEVIIALKTTTNSDVALACANALGYFKLNGPSTEALKERITTDKNTDVVYASLLALLNITVNNKQYEPAAKEAMEFADKNHRDDEFVADLLDKIKAQLQQLGIK
- a CDS encoding HesA/MoeB/ThiF family protein: MLSRDEITRYSRNILLGEVGKKGQEKLAASTVAVIGAGGLGSPVLFYLAATGIGTLRIVDYDTVDLTNLQRQILYHTSSQDLPKVEAAREILSKLNPNIQVEIFRTRLEASNAESILTGSDIVIEGSDNFETKFLVNDACFFLKIPLIIGGILQFEGQVIGIKPGETACYRCIFVNPPPPDEIPNCADSGVIGSMAGIIGSIQALEATKAILGFPEAGLFGKILSMEAKEMNFRKIIVKKNLNCPLCGANPSITSIMDSEAGKPAC